A genomic window from Solanum stenotomum isolate F172 chromosome 10, ASM1918654v1, whole genome shotgun sequence includes:
- the LOC125842557 gene encoding protein ENHANCED DISEASE RESISTANCE 2-like, with protein sequence MCSAKQKLSQHCPKGGGRDWREEVITGGSLKCVDLNNGTNGWASPPGDNFNLRGLNYFTKKTKIPSGEWLLQPAGVDWLRSNSKLDHVLSRNDNRVMNALKKSHSQGEFLKTFILAVNLQIPGRDQHSAVFYFATEQNRPLEPGSLLYRFVHGDDSYRNNRFKIVNRMIKGPWIVKTAVGNYSACLLGKALNCYYHKGPNYLEIDVDIGSSAIATAILHLALGYVTSVTIDMGFLVEAETAEELPEKLFGAVRICQMEMSSATFVETTPYKKLISNHNSSKVQAENNEDE encoded by the coding sequence ATGTGCTCCGCAAAGCAAAAACTCAGTCAACATTGTCCGAAAGGCGGTGGAAGAGATTGGAGGGAAGAAGTAATTACCGGCGGGTCATTGAAATGCGTAGATTTGAATAACGGAACAAATGGATGGGCGTCACCTCCGGGAGATAATTTCAATCTCCGAGGTCTGAATTACTTCACAAAAAAGACGAAAATACCCTCAGGTGAATGGCTTCTACAACCCGCCGGAGTTGATTGGCTCCGATCAAATTCAAAACTCGATCACGTCCTTTCTCGGAACGACAACCGTGTAATGAACGCGCTGAAGAAATCTCATTCACAAGGTGAGTTTCTAAAAACCTTTATACTCGCTGTAAACCTTCAAATCCCCGGTAGAGATCAGCACAGCGCGGTTTTCTACTTCGCTACTGAACAAAACCGCCCGCTCGAACCGGGATCACTCCTCTACCGATTCGTACACGGCGATGACTCGTACCGTAACAACCGGTTCAAAATCGTGAACCGGATGATTAAAGGACCGTGGATTGTGAAAACCGCCGTCGGGAACTACTCCGCTTGTTTACTCGGTAAAGCTTTGAATTGCTATTACCATAAAGGACCTAATTACTTAGAAATCGACGTTGATATTGGTAGCTCGGCGATTGCGACTGCGATTTTGCATTTGGCTTTAGGTTATGTTACGTCGGTGACGATTGATATGGGGTTTTTGGTGGAGGCGGAGACGGCAGAGGAGTTGCCGGAGAAGCTATTCGGAGCGGTGAGGATATGTCAAATGGAGATGAGTTCCGCTACTTTTGTTGAAACGACGCCGTATAAGAAATTAATTTCTAATCATAATAGCAGCAAAGTGCAGGCTGAAAATAACGAAGACGAGTAG
- the LOC125841634 gene encoding rop guanine nucleotide exchange factor 5-like: MENKAENENRSLSESSVWSRSSSDESKEKDSSSSPSSPLGWPIRKAQKDVVNSNISELEMMKERFSKLLLGEDMSGSGKGVCTSLAISNAITNLCATIFGQLWRLEPLPQEKKSMWRREMEWLVAVSDHIVELKPSWQTFHDGSKLEVMTSRPRADLFINLPALRKLDNMLIEILDSFTNTEFWYVDQGIIAAEDDGSASFRKAIQRQQDKWWLPVPRVPHGGLLEDTRKQLNHKRECASQILKAAMSINSITLAEMEVPESYLDALPKNGRACLGDVIYRYITSEHFSSECLLDCLDLSTECVALEIANRVEASIYVWRRRHHPRPPTNPNRSTAKSSWEMVKDLVVDGDKRESLAERAENLLLCLKQRFPGLTQTTLDSSKIQYNKDVGKCILESYSRVLESLAFNIVARIDDLLHVDALTRNSSVPTGNVINHKKVSIPYSGTPYRTPNFSPVPLISPVRGERTPFLSANSNKLTGRGFGVKRVLSNYLGCEAKTKNSGNATSNKSSDHTIQSPELYLQAGKGLRSIDR, from the exons atggaaaataaagcTGAGAATGAGAATAGGTCATTGAGTGAATCTTCGGTATGGAGTAGATCCAGTTCTGATGAAAGCAAAGAGAaggattcttcttcttcaccgtCTTCTCCGTTAGGATGGCCTATTCGAAAAGCTCAAAAAGATGTTGTGAATTCAAATATTTCAG AATTGGAGATGATGAAAGAGAGATTTTCAAAATTGTTGCTTGGAGAAGATATGTCTGGTAGTGGGAAAGGAGTTTGCACATCATTGGCTATTTCAAATGCGATAACCAATCTATGTG CTACTATATTTGGACAATTGTGGAGACTAGAACCATTGCCTCAGGAAAAGAAATCGATGTGGCGAAGAGAGATGGAATGGCTTGTTGCTGTTAGTGACCACATTGTTGAATTAAAACCTTCTTGGCAAACATTTCATGATGGAAGTAAGCTTGAG GTTATGACTAGTAGACCAAGAGCAGACCTTTTTATTAATCTTCCAGCTCTACGAAAACTTGACAATATGCTTATT GAAATACTAGATAGCTTCACCAATACCGAGTTTTGGTATGTGGATCAAGGGATAATCGCGGCTGAGGATGATGGTTCAGCTTCTTTTCGGAAGGCTATCCAGCGACAACAAGACAAGTGGTGGCTGCCTGTCCCAAGGGTGCCTCATGGTGGTTTGCTTGAAGACACAAGGAAGCAGTTAAATCACAAACGCGAATGTGCTAGTCAAATTCTGAAAGCTGCTATGTCAATAAATAGCATTACATTAGCTGAGATGGAAGTTCCTGAATCATATTTAGATGCTCTTCCAAAG AATGGAAGAGCGTGTTTAGGGGATGTCATCTACCGCTACATAACATCAGAGCATTTCTCCTCTGAGTGCTTGCTTGATTGTCTTGATTTGTCAACTGAATGTGTTGCCTTAGAGATAGCGAACCGTGTGGAGGCTTCAATTTACGTGTGGCGAAGAAGACATCATCCTAGACCTCCAACTAATCCAAATCGCTCCACAGCAAAATCATCTTGGGAGATGGTCAAGGATCTAGTGGTTGATGGAGACAAGAGGGAGTCACTTGCTGAGAGAGCTGAAAACCTCCTACTTTGCCTAAAGCAGCGATTCCCCGGCCTAACCCAAACCACTTTAGATAGCAGCAAGATTCAGTACAACAAG GATGTAGGAAAGTGTATCTTAGAGAGCTACTCAAGAGTCCTTGAGAGTCTGGCTTTCAATATTGTTGCACGAATTGATGATCTACTACACGTGGACGCCTTAACTAGGAACTCGTCTGTTCCTACAGGCAATGTCATTAACCACAAAAAAGTGTCAATCCCATATTCAGGCACCCCATATAGAACACCAAACTTTTCACCTGTGCCTCTGATAAGCCCGGTAAGGGGGGAGAGAACTCCATTCCTCAGTGCAAATAGTAACAAACTAACTGGACGTGGCTTCGGAGTGAAGAGAGTCTTGTCAAATTATCTTGGCTGTGAAGCAAAGACAAAGAATTCTGGAAATGCCACTTCTAACAAGAGTTCTGATCACACCATTCAAAGTCCAGAGCTATATCTTCAAGCCGGAAAAGGTCTACGATCAATAGACCGTTGA
- the LOC125842649 gene encoding anaphase-promoting complex subunit 13 — protein MAEQILNLGVLIDVVDEEWMRDTLPADDLPLPPVLLPKTDDNEDSNHEAPQVDGDTWHDLALENHRH, from the exons aTGGCAGAGCAAATCCTCAACTTGGGAGTCCTCATAGATGTTGTGGATGAAGAATGGATGCGAGATACCCTGCCCGCTGATG ATCTCCCGTTACCACCTGTACTACTTCCTAAGACTGATGACAATGAAGACTCAA ATCACGAGGCTCCACAAGTTGATGGAGATACATGGCACGACCTTGCATTGGAAAACCATCGACATTAA
- the LOC125842632 gene encoding 3-oxoacyl-[acyl-carrier-protein] synthase 3 A, chloroplastic-like isoform X2 encodes MANTMAAAKIFGISRVRQHQAAPTLIMCSNTAKGAEEFSRLVNTGCKLVGCGSAVPSLRVTNNDLAKFIDTNDEWISTRTGIRNRRVLSGKENLTDLAIEAAQKALEMAEVDPKDVDLILLCSSTGDDRFGGAPVIQKALGCKHNPLAFDITAACSGFLLGLFSASCYIKAGGFKNVLVVGADAVSRFVDWTDRGSCILFGDAAGAVLVQACDIGEDGLFGFDLHSDGDGKRHLISTFKENETDDASSENPSMTSFPPKCSSYSYLQMNGREIFKFAVRVVPQSIEAALEKAGLAGSNNFDWLLLHQANQRIIDGVATRLEVPSERVISNVANYGNTSAASIPLALDEAVRGGKVQPGHVIAAAGFGAGLTWASAIFRWG; translated from the exons ATGGCGAATACAATGGCTGCAGCGAAAATTTTTGGTATTAGCAGAGTGAGGCAGCATCAAGCAGCACCAACTTT GATAATGTGTTCCAATACTGCTAAAGGTGCAGAGGAGTTTTCAAG ATTAGTTAACACGGGCTGCAAACTAGTAGGATGCGGTTCTGCAGTACCAAGCCTGAGAGTTACCAATAATGATCTTGCAAAATTTATTGATACTAATGATGAATGGATATCCACTCGGACAGGGATACGTAATCGTAGAGTTCTTTCAG GCAAAGAGAATTTAACGGATTTGGCTATAGAGGCTGCGCAGAAAGCTCTTGAGATGGCAGAAGTTGATCCTAAAGATGTTGATCTAATTTTGTTGTGTTCTTCAACTGGAGATGACCGTTTTGGCGGTGCTCCAGTG ATCCAAAAAGCACTGGGCTGCAAACACAATCCATTGGCTTTCGATATTACAGCTGCTTGTAGCGGGTTCTTATTGGGTTTGTTTTCTGCTTCTTGCTACATCAAAG CTGGTGGCTTTAAGAATGTCCTTGTAGTTGGGGCTGATGCTGTTTCTCGTTTCGTTGATTGGACGGATAGAGGTTCTTGTATTCTCTTTGGTGATGCTGCTGGTGCTGTACTTGTGCAG GCCTGTGATATCGGAGAAGATGGTTTGTTTGGTTTCGACTTGCATAGTGATGGTGATGGTAAAAG ACACTTGATTTCTACTTTCAAAGAGAATGAAACAGATGATGCATCAAGTGAAAATCCTTCCATGACTAGTTTTCCGCCCAAGTGTTCCTCTTATTCCTACCTCCAGATGAATGGCAGAGAGATTTTCAAGTTTGCTGTTCGCGTAGTACCACAATCAATCGAAGCAGCTTTAGAGAAAGCAGGTTTAGCTGGCTCTAATAATTTCGATTGGTTGCTCCTTCATCAG GCAAACCAAAGGATTATAGATGGTGTAGCAACTCGGTTAGAGGTTCCATCAGAGCGCGTGATATCAAATGTGGCAAATTATGGGAATACTAGTGCTGCATCGATTCCCTTAGCGTTGGATGAAGCTGTTCGGGGCGGGAAGGTGCAGCCAGGCCATGTCATTGCTGCTGCTGGATTTGGAGCTGGCCTTACATGGGCTTCTGCAATATTCAGATGGGGATGA
- the LOC125842632 gene encoding 3-oxoacyl-[acyl-carrier-protein] synthase 3 A, chloroplastic-like isoform X1 — MANTMAAAKIFGISRVRQHQAAPTFRIMCSNTAKGAEEFSRLVNTGCKLVGCGSAVPSLRVTNNDLAKFIDTNDEWISTRTGIRNRRVLSGKENLTDLAIEAAQKALEMAEVDPKDVDLILLCSSTGDDRFGGAPVIQKALGCKHNPLAFDITAACSGFLLGLFSASCYIKAGGFKNVLVVGADAVSRFVDWTDRGSCILFGDAAGAVLVQACDIGEDGLFGFDLHSDGDGKRHLISTFKENETDDASSENPSMTSFPPKCSSYSYLQMNGREIFKFAVRVVPQSIEAALEKAGLAGSNNFDWLLLHQANQRIIDGVATRLEVPSERVISNVANYGNTSAASIPLALDEAVRGGKVQPGHVIAAAGFGAGLTWASAIFRWG, encoded by the exons ATGGCGAATACAATGGCTGCAGCGAAAATTTTTGGTATTAGCAGAGTGAGGCAGCATCAAGCAGCACCAACTTT CAGGATAATGTGTTCCAATACTGCTAAAGGTGCAGAGGAGTTTTCAAG ATTAGTTAACACGGGCTGCAAACTAGTAGGATGCGGTTCTGCAGTACCAAGCCTGAGAGTTACCAATAATGATCTTGCAAAATTTATTGATACTAATGATGAATGGATATCCACTCGGACAGGGATACGTAATCGTAGAGTTCTTTCAG GCAAAGAGAATTTAACGGATTTGGCTATAGAGGCTGCGCAGAAAGCTCTTGAGATGGCAGAAGTTGATCCTAAAGATGTTGATCTAATTTTGTTGTGTTCTTCAACTGGAGATGACCGTTTTGGCGGTGCTCCAGTG ATCCAAAAAGCACTGGGCTGCAAACACAATCCATTGGCTTTCGATATTACAGCTGCTTGTAGCGGGTTCTTATTGGGTTTGTTTTCTGCTTCTTGCTACATCAAAG CTGGTGGCTTTAAGAATGTCCTTGTAGTTGGGGCTGATGCTGTTTCTCGTTTCGTTGATTGGACGGATAGAGGTTCTTGTATTCTCTTTGGTGATGCTGCTGGTGCTGTACTTGTGCAG GCCTGTGATATCGGAGAAGATGGTTTGTTTGGTTTCGACTTGCATAGTGATGGTGATGGTAAAAG ACACTTGATTTCTACTTTCAAAGAGAATGAAACAGATGATGCATCAAGTGAAAATCCTTCCATGACTAGTTTTCCGCCCAAGTGTTCCTCTTATTCCTACCTCCAGATGAATGGCAGAGAGATTTTCAAGTTTGCTGTTCGCGTAGTACCACAATCAATCGAAGCAGCTTTAGAGAAAGCAGGTTTAGCTGGCTCTAATAATTTCGATTGGTTGCTCCTTCATCAG GCAAACCAAAGGATTATAGATGGTGTAGCAACTCGGTTAGAGGTTCCATCAGAGCGCGTGATATCAAATGTGGCAAATTATGGGAATACTAGTGCTGCATCGATTCCCTTAGCGTTGGATGAAGCTGTTCGGGGCGGGAAGGTGCAGCCAGGCCATGTCATTGCTGCTGCTGGATTTGGAGCTGGCCTTACATGGGCTTCTGCAATATTCAGATGGGGATGA